The Pseudomonas eucalypticola genome has a window encoding:
- a CDS encoding YdcF family protein: MTLLLFVILIALATLCAFLKRRRAQRILLVVSVSWFLAVGCGAVPAWLLNNLQSDYGVKPAVSWGERNVIVLLGAGTEQTPAAIEPGVFAFPRLVEATALYHQCHQAGGDCTVLVSGGDARHQGAAEATVYQATLLALGIPPAELQVEDQSMNTWQNAEFTAALLHHPRANQVVLVSSAIHLRRSELYFAHFGVSATPVRADYLRAMLSPLPLSYNFMAADVALHEYIGIARYHLYSALGLNPSRPQPGDA, encoded by the coding sequence ATGACCCTATTGCTTTTCGTTATCCTGATCGCGCTGGCCACCCTGTGCGCCTTTCTGAAACGGCGCCGCGCCCAGCGTATCTTGCTGGTAGTGTCCGTTTCCTGGTTCCTCGCCGTGGGCTGCGGCGCGGTTCCCGCCTGGCTACTGAACAATCTGCAGAGCGACTATGGGGTAAAACCGGCGGTGAGCTGGGGTGAGCGCAACGTGATCGTGCTGTTGGGCGCTGGTACCGAGCAAACGCCTGCGGCCATCGAGCCCGGTGTCTTCGCCTTCCCGCGCCTGGTTGAGGCCACCGCCCTGTACCACCAATGCCACCAGGCCGGCGGCGATTGCACCGTGCTGGTCAGCGGCGGCGATGCACGCCACCAGGGCGCGGCGGAAGCCACTGTGTACCAGGCCACGCTGCTGGCCCTGGGTATTCCCCCGGCTGAGCTGCAGGTCGAAGACCAGAGCATGAACACCTGGCAGAACGCCGAATTCACCGCAGCCCTGCTGCACCACCCGCGCGCCAATCAGGTAGTGCTGGTTTCGTCGGCCATCCACCTGCGTCGCAGCGAGCTGTATTTCGCCCATTTCGGCGTGAGTGCCACACCGGTACGGGCCGACTACCTGCGGGCCATGCTGTCGCCCTTGCCGCTGTCCTACAATTTCATGGCCGCTGATGTTGCTTTGCACGAATACATCGGCATTGCCCGTTACCACCTTTATTCGGCGCTGGGCCTGAACCCGTCGCGCCCACAGCCGGGTGATGCGTAA